Genomic segment of Streptomyces sp. NA02950:
AGCTCGAACTCCTTCTCGGTCGGCTCGTGGAGCCCGAGCCAGAGAAAGGAGTCCCCGGCCGCGCGCGCCCGGTCGAGGGCGTCGGAGAGGTCGGCGGGCCCCTCGGTGCGGCGCCCGTCCTGGTAGATGGCACAATCCACGATCACGCGGGGCATTCTGCCGCCCTTGGCTCCGATACGCACGGGGGGCGGGCAAGGGATGCGGGTGCACCCCCTCTGAGGTGCTCGTCCATGGTCGTAGGGTGGCAGGCATGCCCATGCTGATCCTCGTACGGCACGGCCGGTCCACCGCCAATACCGCGGGCGTCCTCGCGGGCTGGACGCCCGGTGTCGCCCTCGACGAGCGCGGTGCCGCCCAGGCCGCGGCGCTGCCCGGACGGCTGGCGCGGCTCCCGCTCGCCGCCGCCGTCACCAGCCCGCTCCAGCGCTGCCAGGAGACGCTGGCCCCGCTGCTCACCGCCCGCCCGGAGCTGCCCCTGCACATGGAGGAACGGATCGGGGAGTGCCACTACGGCGACTGGTCCGGGCGGAAGCTGGCCGAGCTCGCCGACGAACCGCTGATGAACGTCGTACAGCAGCATCCCTCCGCCGCCGCCTTCCCGGGCGGTGAGTCGATGCGCGCCATGCAGGCGCGGGCGGTGGACGCGGTGCGCGACTGGAACGCCCGGATCGAGGCGGAGCACGGGGCGGACGCGGTCTACCTCATGTGCTCGCACGGCGACATCATCAAGTCGCTCGTCGCGGACGCCCTCGGTCTGCACCTCGACCTCTTCCAGCGGATCTCGGTCGAGCCCTGCTCGGTCACCGCGATCCGCTACACCCCGACCCGGCCGTTCCTCGTACGGCTCGGGGACACCGGCGACTTCACGGGTCTGGTCCCGCGCGAGCACGCGCCCGGCGACCGGGGCGGGGACGCGGCGGTGGGCGGCGACGCGGGAGCACCATGATCGCCATGCGCGGGAGCGACGTGATCTCCGTGCGCAGTAGGGTGGTGCCGCGGCGCGACGCGCACGCCGTTACGGCCGTGACCGGGCAGTCGTGACATTCAGCACTCAGCAGTCAACCAGCCGAGCAGTCGAACCAAATGGAGCAGGACGTTGTCCCGTCAGGTGTTCCTCTATGACCCGCCGGACCGTTTCGTCGCCGGTACGGTCGGGCTGCCTGGTCGCCGCACCTTTTTCCTCCAGGCATCCGCGGGTGGCCGCACCACCAGCGTCGCGCTGGAGAAGACCCAGGTCGCCGCGCTGGCCGAGCGGATAGACGAGCTGCTCGACGAGGTGGTCCGGCGCACCGGCGGAAACGCCCCGGTCCCCGCGGTCGCACCCGCCGAACTCTCCGACACCGAGCCGCTGGAAGCCCCCGTGGAGGAGGAGTTCCGGGTCGGCACCATGGCGCTCGCCTGGGACGGCGAGGAACAGCGCATGATCGTCGAGGCGCAGGCGCTCGTCGAGCTGGAGGCCGAGTCCGAGGAGGACCTGGCCGAGGCCGAGGAACGGCTGCTCCAGGACGATGTGAACGGGCCGCCCATGCTGCGGGTGCGGCTCACCGGCACCCAGGCCCGCGCCTTCGCCAAGCGCGCTCTGGACGTCGTCAACGCCGGCCGGCCGCCCTGCCCGCTGTGCAGCCTGCCGCTCGACCCGGAGGGACACGTATGTCCGCGCCAGAACGGATACCGCCGCGGAGCGTGACGCCCCCGGAGCCGTCCGCGCTGCTGGCCCTGGGCGAGCTGACGGTGCGCGGCCGGGTCCGGGAGGCGTCCAACGCGGTGCTCTACTGCACGGTCGAGTACCAGGGCCACAGCGCGCCGTGCGTCTACAAGCCGGTGGCCGGGGAGCGCCCCCTGTGGGACTTCCCGGACGGCACGCTGGCCCAGCGCGAGGTGGCCGCGTACGAGATCTCCGAGGCGACCGGCTGGGGGCTGGTCCCGCCCACCGTGCTGCGCGACGGTCCGTACGGACAGGGGATGTGCCAGCTGTGGGTCGAGGTGGCCGACGGCGACGGCCCGGACGGGACAGGGGGCGAAGGACGCGACGGATCCCCCGAGGACGGGGCATCCACCGACGGGCACGGTACGGAGCTGCTCGCGCTGATCGAGGGCGATGAGCCCGGCCCCGGCTGGAAGGCGGTCGGCTTCGCGGAGGTGGGCGAGGGACGCACCGCGCTGCTGGTCCACGCCGACGACGTACGACTGCGCCGACTGGCCGTCCTGGACGCGGTGATCAACAACGGTGACCGCAAGGGCGGCCATCTGCTGCCCGCCGCCGGGGGGCGGCTCTACGCGATCGACCACGGTGTGACCTTCAACGCCGACGACAAGCTGCGCACCCTGCTGTGGGGGTGGGCGGGGGAGCCGCTTCCGGACGATGTGCTCGAGGTGCTGGGCCAATTGGCGGAGCAGCTGGCCGACGGCGGACCGCTGTGCGTCCGGCTGGCGGAGCTGATCACCACCGCGGAGATCGAGGCGCTGCGGGCCCGGGTGGCGGTGCTGTTGCGCACCAAGGTGCACCCCGAGCCCAGCGGGCAGTGGCCCGCGATCCCCTGGCCGCCGGTCTGAGCCGAGCCGCGCGGGTCCGTGCCAAGCCGTCGAATACGGGCACAGCATCTTTCGGGCGAGAGCGCAAGACCGCCTATCCGGCCAACAGGTCTGGTCCGGTTCGTATCCGGAACTGGCATCCGGTTACGCTCATTGCATGTATGCCTGGCCCGCTTCTGAGGTTCCCGCCCTGCCCGGCAGAGGCCGCGACCTGAGGATTCACGACACCGCGACCGGGGGACCCCTCACCCTCACCCCCGGCCCCGTCGCCCGCATCTACGTCTGCGGTATCACTCCGTACGACGCCACCCACATGGGGCATGCGGCGACCTACAACGCGTTCGACCTCGTTCAGCGCGTGTGGCTCGACATCAAGCGGCAGGTTCACTACGTCCAGAACGTCACCGATATCGACGATCCACTGCTGGAGCGGGCCGTGGCGAACGGCGACGACTGGACCGCGCTCGCCGAGCGTGAGACCGCCCTCTTCCGCGAGGACATGACGGCCCTGCGGATGCTGCCGCCGCGGCACTACATCGGCGCCGTGGAGGCCATACCGGGGATCGTGCCGCTGGTGGAGCGGCTGCGCGACCTGGGCGCCGCCTATGAGCTCGAGGGCGACACCTACTTCTCCGTGGAGGCCGACCCCGCGTTCGGGTCGGTCAGCAGGCTCGACGCCGAGGCCATGCGGCTGCTGTCCGCCGAGCGCGGCGGCGACCCCGAACGCCCCGGCAAGAAGAACCCCCTCGACCCGATGCTGTGGATGGCTGCCCGTGAGGGCGAGCCGAGTTGGGACGGCGGTTCGCTCGGCCCCGGCCGCCCCGGCTGGCACATCGAGTGTGTGGCCATCGCCCTGGACCACCTCGGCATGGGCTTCGACGTGCAGGGCGGCGGCTCCGATCTCGCCTTCCCGCACCATGAGATGGGTGCCTCCCACGCCCAGGCCCTCACCGGGGAGCGGCCGTTCGCGCAGTCGTACGTGCACGCCGGGATGGTCGCCCTCAATGGCGAGAAGATGTCCAAGTCCAAGGGCAATCTGGTCTTCGTCTCGGCACTGCGCCGCGACGGTGAGGACCCCGCGGCCATCCGGCTCGCGCTGCTGGCCCACCACTACCGGGCCGACTGGGAGTGGACGGACGAGGTCCTGCGGGAGGCGCGGGAGCGGCTGGGCCGCTGGCGCGCCGCCGTCTCGCGACCGGACGGACCGTCGGCCGACGCGCTGGTGGAGGAGATCCGCGAGGCGCTGGCGGACGACCTCGACGCACCGTCGGCCCTGGCCGCGGTGGACCGCTGGGCCGCCGCGCAGGAGTCGTCCGGCGGTACGGACGAGGGGGCGCCCGGTCTGGTGTCGCGCGCGGTCGACGCATTGCTGGGTGTCGCGCTCTGACCCTCCCCGGTGGTCTCCTGACCGCCCACTGAGCGGTTCCTGACCACTCGGACGGGCCCGCACCGGGAACTTCCCCGGAAACCTCCCGGTGCGGGCCCGTCGTCGTGCGGTCCGCGCGTGGTCAGCCGCCGGAGCCGGGCCGGTCCCCGCCCCCGGTGTCTCCGCTTCCCGGGTCCCCGTTCTCCGGGTCTCCGGCGCTTCCGTCCCGGCTCCCGTTCCCGTCCGTGCCGGTGCCGGTGCCGGGGGCGTCGGCGTCGGTGCCGTCGGAGCCTTCCGCGGCGCTCTCGTCGCCGTCGGAGCCCTCGCTCTCCTCCCTGGCCACGTCGTCCTTCGGGGACGGCTTGCGCGGGCGGGTGTGGCCGCTGGAGGAGTCCCGCAGATACGAGCCGGCGCCCGGACCGCCCACGCCGCCGTCCCGGCCGTCCGCGACGCCGCTCTCGGTGGCGTGGCCGCCCGGTCCGGGCTGGCCGTCACGCCGCCGCAGATAGCGCTCGAACTCGCGGGCGATGGCCTCCCCCGACGCCTCCGGCAGCTCCGCGGTGTCGCGCGCCTCCTCCAGCGACTGCACGTACTCGGCCACCTCGCTGTCCTCGGCGGCCAGTTGGTCCACTCCCAGCTGCCAGGCCCGTGCGTCCTCCGTCAGCTCGCCGAGCGGGATCCGCACGCCGATCAGGTCCTCGAGACGGTTCAGCAGCGCCAGGGTCGCCTTCGGGTTCGGCGGCTGCGAGACGTAGTGCGGTACGGCCGCCCACAGGCTCACCGCCGGAACACCGGCGTGGGTGCAGGCCTCCTGGAGGATTCCGACGATGCCCGTGGGCCCCTCGTAGCGGGTCTCCTCCAGATCGAGGCTGCGGGCCAGGTCCGGATCGGAGGTGACCCCGCTGACCGGTACCGGCCGGGTGTGCGGGGTGTCGCCGAGCAGCGCGCCGAGGACCACGACCATCTCCACGCCCAACTCATGGGCGTAGCCGAGGATCTCGTTGCAGAACGACCGCCAGCGCATGCTGGGCTCGATACCGCGCACCAGCACCAGATCGCGGGTCTTCTCCCCGGTGTCCGCACGGACCACGGAGAGCCGGGTCGTCGGCCAGGTGATCTTGCGGACCCCGGAGTCCAGGGCCACGGTGGGACGGTTCACCTGGAAGTCGTAGTAGTCCTCGGCGTCGAGCGCGGCGAAGACCTCGCCCTTCCACTCCCGGTCCAGGTGCGCCACCGCGGTGGAGGCCGCGTCTCCGGCGTCGTTCCAGCCCTCGAAGGCACAGATCATGACCGGGTCGATCAGCTCGGGAACCCCCTCAAGCTCGATCACCCAGCGCCTCCTTCCGACCGGGGCGGACGGGTCGGTACCGCCCCCGGTTCCAGTTCCGTTGCGTGCGACCCAAGCCTACGGCTTACCAGCCCTCTCACCGCAGCCCCCGTACAGCACGACACTTAGATTCATCCGACCTGTCCTTGGAAAATTATGCCGCACCTCTGGACGCCCCGCGAACAACAGCGCTATACATCGGATCACCGCAAAAGATCCGATGTTCTCTCGCATCGTGTTCAGGGAGCCCCGTTGATGCTGCGTCCCGTTGTCACCGAACTCGAGGTCCACGACATCCGGTTTCCCACCTCGGAGCGGCTCGACGGCTCGGATGCCATGAACCCGGACCCCGACTACTCCGCGGCCTATGTGGTGCTGCGGACGAACGCCCGGACCGCCGACGGTCCGGACTCCGCCGCGGCAGAGGGACACGGCTTCGTCTTCACCATCGGCCGCGGCAACGACGTCACCGCGGCCGCGATCCGCTCGCTGCGCCCCCATGTGGTCGGCCGCCCCGCCCCGTACACCGCGGCCCAACTCGCCGTACTGCACCGCGACCTGACGCACGATTCGCAGCTGCGCTGGCTCGGACCGGAGAAGGGCGTGATGCACATGGCGGCCGGGGCGGTGGTCAACGCCGCCTGGGACCTGGCCGCCACACACGCCGCCAAACCGCTGTGGCAGTTCCTCGCCGACATGTCCCCCGAGGAACTGGTGGAGCTGGTGGACTTCCGCTACCTCACCGACGACCTCACCCGCGACGAGGCCCTGGCCATCCTGCGCGCCGCCGAACCCGGCCGCGCCGAGCGCGCCGCGCTGCTGCGTGAGCGCGGCTATCCGGCGTACACCACCTCGCCCGGCTGGCTCGGCTACTCCGACGAGAAAATGATCAAGCTGGCCCGGGAGGCCGTCGCCGACGGCTTCGGCCAGATCAAGCTGAAGGTCGGTGCCGACCTCGACGAGGACCTCAGACGGATGCGGCTGGCCCGGGAGGCCGTCGGCCCCGGTGTCCGGATCGCCGTCGACGCCAACCAGCGCTGGGACGTGGCGGAGGCGCTGCGCTGGATGCGCGCCCTGGCCCCGTACCGGCCGCACTGGATCGAGGAGCCGACCAGCCCCGACGACGTGCTCGGCCACGCCGCCATCCGTGCCGGACAGCCCGTCAAAGTGGCCACCGGTGAACACGTCGCCAACCGCGTGGTGTTCAAGCAGCTGCTCCAGGCCGGTGCGGTGGACTTCGTCCAGATCGACGCGGCACGGGTCGCCGGGGTCAATGAGAACCTCGCGATCCTGCTGCTCGCCGCCAAACACGGACTGCCGGTGTGTCCGCACGCGGGCGGCGTCGGACTGTGCGAACTCGTCCAGCACCTGTCCATGTTCGACTTCGTGGCCGTCTCGGGCAGCTGGGACGACCGGGTCATCGAGTACGTCGACCACCTCCACGAGCACTTCACCGACCCGGCGGTGATCGAGGCGGGCCGCTACCGGGCACCGGCCGCACCGGGTTTCTCGGCCAGGATGCACCCCGCGTCCCTCGCCGCCTACCGCTATCCCGACGGACCCGAGTGGCGCGGCCGCGCCGCACGCACCACGGCGGCCGCGTCATCCACGTCATCCGCGTCATCCACGTCATCCGCGGCGACCGCGGCGGCCGCGTCATCCACGACCGCCCGTACGACTGGAGGGAACCCGTGAACCGGCCACATCCCACCGGCGACTTCGAGGGGCTGGCCGCCCTGGTGACCGGCGGCGCCTCCGGTATCGGCGCCGCCGTCGCCACCGAGCTGCGCGACCGCGGCGCACGGGTCGCGGTGCTCGACCGCGACCCAGCGGGCGCCCCGGCGGGCACCCTTCCGGTCACCGCCGACGTCACCTCCGACGAGGCGGTACGGGCCGCGGTGGCCGAGACCGTCGCCGCCTTCGGCGCCCTGCACACCGTCGTCGGCAACGCGGGCATCGGCGCCGTCGGCACCGTCGAGGAGACCGCGGACGAGGAGTGGCAACGGCTGCTGGACGTCAATGTGCTCGGCCTGGTACGCACCGCGCGGGCCGCGCTGCCCCATCTGCGCGCCGCCACGGCCGACCGGCCCGGCTGTGTGTCCATCACCCACACCTGCTCGATCGCCGCCACCGCGGGGCTGCCGCAGCGCGCCGCCTACAGCGCCGGCAAGGGCGCCGTACTGGCGCTCACCCGCGCCATGGCCGCCGACCACATCCGCGAGGGCATCCGCGTCAACTGCGTCAACCCCGGCACCGTGGACACCCCGTGGGTGGGGCGGCTGCTGGACCGGGCGGCCGACCCGGCGGCCGAACGCGCCGCCCTGGAGGCCCGTCAGCCGACCGGCCGGCTGGTGACCGCCGAGGAGGTCGCCTCCGCCGTCGCGTATCTGGCCGGGCCCGCCGCCGCGGCCGTCACCGGCACCGCGCTGGCGGTGGACGGAGGGATGCAGGGGCTGCGGCTGCGCCCCGCGCCACCCGACGCCGTACCCCAGTGCCCCGACGCCGTACCCCGGCCACCCGACACCGCCCACTGAGACCCCGCCACCCCCGCACAACCGCGCTCCACGCACAGGATCGACCAAGGACGGACCCGATGACGAGACCGCGCACCTCCGGCACCGCCGCCTGCGCCGTGCTGCTGGCCGTCGCCGCGCTCACCGGCTGCAACCGTGAGAGCGGCGGCGCCGGTGGCGGCAAGGTCGGCATCGACATGCCGCGTACGGACACCGACTTCTGGAACTCCTACCAGCAGTACCTGGAGAAGGGCATCGACAAGGGCACGGTCTCCGCCCTGCCGCTGTCCAACTCGCAGAACGACATCTCCAAGCTGGTCGCCAACGTCCAGGCATTCAGCGACCAGGGCGCCAAGGCCATCGTCATGGCCCCGCAGGACACCGGCGCCGTCTCCTCCACCCTCGAGCGGCTGGAGGAGAAGAAGATCCCGGTCATCAGCGTGGACACCCGCCCCGACGCCGGAAAGGTCTACATGGTGGTCCGGGCCGACAACCGGGCCTACGGCACCAAGGCGTGCGAATACCTGGGCAAGAAGCTGGGCGGCAAGGGCCGGGTCGCCGAGCTCCAGGGCGATCTCAGCTCCATCAACGGCCGGGACCGGTCGCGTGCCTTCGCCTCCTGCATGGAGAGGAAGTACCCCGGCATCAGGGTGCACGAGCTGCCGGCCGACTGGAAGGGCGACGTCGCCTCCGCCAAGCTCCAGAGCCTGCTGGCCCAGCACCGGGACATCGACGGGATCTACATGCAGGCGGGCGGGGCCTTCCTCCAGCCCACCCTGGCGCTGCTGGAGCAGAAGAAGCTGCTGAAGCCCGCGGGTTCGGACGGCCACATCACGATCATTTCCAACGACGGCATACCCGAGGAGCTGGACGCCATCCGCTCGGGGAAGATCGACGCCACCCTCTCCCAGCCCGCCGACCTCTACGCCAGGTACGCGCTGACGTACGCCAGGGCCGCACTGGACGGCAAGACCTTCAAGCCCGGCCCCACCGGCCACGGCTCACGGATCGTCAAGATCAGGAACGGTCTCGAGGACCAGCTCCCGGCGCCGCTCGTCACCAAGGAGAACGTCGACGACCCCGCGCTGTGGGCCAACCAGCTCGAGAAGAGGAAGTAGCCATGGCCACCGTGGAACAGCCCACCGCGGTGCGTGCCCGGCGCATCGTCAAGCGGTTCGGACCCACCGTCGCCCTGGACCGGGCCCAGCTCGCCGTGGCTCCCGGCGAGGCCCATGCGCTCGTCGGCCGCAACGGGGCGGGCAAGTCCACCCTGGTCTCCGTCCTGACCGGCATGGAGCGCCCGGACGAGGGCGAGGTGACCTTCTCCGACGAACCCGCCCCCGGCTACGGCGACACCGCCGCCTGGCGCGCCAAGGTCGCCTGCGTCTACCAGAAGTCGATGGTCGTTCCCGAGCTGACGGTGGCCGAGAACCTCTATCTGGGCCGCTTCCCGGGCACCGGGCGCATCCGCTGGCCCCAGCTGCGCGAGGCCGCCCGTGCGCTGCTGGCCGAGTACGGCGTGGCGGTGGACCCCCGGACCCGGGCCAAGGACCTCGGCGTCGAGCAGCGGCAGTTCGTCGAGATCGCCCGCGCCCTGTCCTTCGGGGCCCGGCTGATCGTCCTCGACGAGCCCACCGCACAGCTCGACGTGGGCGGGATCGACCGGCTCTTCGCCCGGCTGGCCGAACTGCGTGCCCAGGGGGTCGCGTTCCTGTTCATCTCGCACCATCTGCAAGAGGTCTACGAACTCTGCGACACCGTCACCGTCTTCCGCGACGCCCGCCATGTGCTCACCGCACCGGTCGACGGGCTGCCCAAGGAGGATCTGGTCGCGGCGATGACCGGGGACGCCGCCGGGGCGCCCGGGGAAGACTCCCGCACGGCGGCGCGCGCCCCGGTCACCCGCCGGAGGGCCGAACCGGGCGGGGAGCCGGTGCTGCGCACCGAAGGGCTGCGGGTGGAGGGCGCGTTCGCACCGCTGGACCTGGTGGTGCGGCCGGGTGAGGTGCTGGGCCTGGCCGGGGCGACGGCCAGCGGCAACACCGCGGTGGGGGAGACCCTGGTGGGGCTGCGCCGGCCGGACGGCGGACGGCTGGCGGTCCGCGGCCGCCCGGTGCGCCCCGGCAGTGTGCCGCACGCCCTCGACGCCGGGATCGGCTACGTCCCCGAGGACCGGCACCGTCAAGGCCTGGTCCCGGGGCGGAGCGTCGCGGAGAACGCCACCCTGACCGTCGCCGACCAGCTCGGGCCGTACGGCACCGTGCTGCCCTCCCGCACCCGTGCCTTCGCCCAGCGCATGATCACCTCGCTGGACATCAAAACCGCGGGACCCTCGCAGCCCGTTTCGGGTTTGTCCGGCGGAAATCAGCAGAAGGTCGTCGTCGCGCGGGCGCTGGCGCGCGAGCCCAGCGTGCTGGTCGCCATCCGGCCGACCGCCGGGGTGGATGTGAAGTCCAAGGACGCGCTGCTCGGGGTGGTGCGGGACGTCGCCGCGGCCGGGAGCGGGGCGGTCATCGTCTCCGACGAACTGGACGACCTCCGGGTCTGCGACCGCGTCCTCGCGTTCTTCCACGGGCGGGTGGTGGCCGAGTTCGACAGCGGGTGGACCGACCGCGGACTTGTCGCCGCGATGGAAGGCATCACGGAAGGGGGAGCGGACGCGGCACCCGGCTCCATGCACAAGAGCGCGCACCAGGGCACGCACAACAGCCCGCGCGAAGCCACGCACCGAAGCACGCACCAGGGCGACGAGGGAAGCCACGACGGCACGGGAGGAAGGCAGTCATGACCGATACCGCACGGCAGCGGGCCGCCGAGCCGGTGGTGGACGGACCGGCGGACCGGGCCCGGCCGCGGCTGGACTTCGCGCGCTGGCGCGATCTGTCCCTGGTCCCCGTGATCTTCGTCCTGGGGGTGATCGGCTTCATCGTCTCGCCCGCCTTCCTCACCGAGGACAACCTGATCGGCGTCGTTCAGCAGTCGACGGAACTGGGACTGCTGGTGCTCGGCGAGGCACTGATCCTGATCAGTGGACGGATGGACCTCTCCCTGGAGTCCACCATCGCGGTCGCGCCCGTGATCGCCCTGTGGCTCGTCCTCCCCGCGCACGGCGCCCGGTTCGAGGGTCTCGGGCTGCTGCCGGTGTGGACGGCCATCCCGCTGTGCCTGGCCGTCGGCGCGGCCATCGGCGCCGCCAACGGCTTCCTGATGCTCAAACTGCGCGTCAACGGCTTCATCGCGACGCTCGGCATGCTCACCATGCTGCGCGGCCTCCAAGTCGGCATCTCCGAGGGCCAGTCGATCGTCAACGTCCCCGAGTCCTTCCGCTACCTGGGCAAGGCCGACTGGCTGGGCGCCCCCGCCGCCGTATGGCTCTGCCTCGGCCTCTACGCCATCGGCGGCCTCGCCCTCGGCTATCTGCGCCACGGGCGCGCGCTGTACGCCATCGGCGGCAACCCCGAGGCGGCCCGCGCCGCGGGCATCCGCGTGGACCGCATCACCTGGATCGTGCTGAGCGCGGGCGGGCTGCTCGCCGCGTTCGCCGGGGTCCTCTACACCGGCCACTACGGCTCGGTCGCCGCCAGCCAGGGCAACGGCTGGATCTTCCAGGTGTTCGCCGCGGCCGTCATCGGCGGGATCAGCCTCAAGGGCGGCCGGGGCACCCTCTTCGGCGCGCTCACCGGTGTGCTGACCCTCCAGCTGGTGGTCAACGTGATGACCCTCGGCGGTGTGCCGCCGCTGTGGAACCAGTTCATCAACGGCTCCATCATCATCGTCGCGCTGATCATCTCCCGCTACGCCAGCGGCGAGAAGCAGGACTGAGGGGAACGCGGAGGGAGGAGGCCGCCATGGCGCGGATACCGCGCGGACCGCGGGAACTGGGGCGCTCCGGCGTCCGCGTACCGCCCCTGGGGCTCGGCTGCGCACCGCTGGGCAACCTCTACACGGCGGTGCCCGAGGCGCGCGCCCGGGCCACCGTACGGGCCGCCCTCGACGCGGGCCTCAGCTATCTGGACACCGCGCCGCACTACGGTGTCGGGCTCTCCGAAGAGCGCCTGGGGCATGCGCTGGCGGGGTGCGACCGCACCGCGTACACCCTGTCCACCAAGGTGGGGCGGCGGCTGCGGCCGCGCGCGCCCGGGGAGCCCGCCCAGCCGGAGGGGTTCGCCGACACCCCCGACCGCGTCCGCGCCTGGGACTTCACCCGGGACGGGATCCTCGCCGCCCTGGAAACCTCCCTGGAGCGGCTCGGGGTCGACGCCGTCGACATCGTCTACCTCCACGACCCGGAGAACCACATCCGCGAGATCTATGAGACGGGCTTCCCGGCCCTGGCCGAGCTGCGCGACCAGAAGGTGGTCCGGGCCATCGGCTTCGGCATGAACCACAGCGATGTGCTGGCCCGCTTCGTCGCCGACCTCGATGTGGACGTCGTGCTGTGCGCCGGACGCTGGACCCTCCTGGAGCGCACCGCCTACGACGATCTGCTGCCGGTGTGCCAGCGGCGCGGCACCTCGGTGGTGGTCGGCGGCGTCTACAACTCCGGTCTCCTCGCCACGCCCGGCCCCGGCGCCCGCTACGACTACCGGGCCGCGCCACCGGAGACGGTCGAGCGCGCCCGGCGCCTCGCCGAGGTGTGCGCCGGATTCGGGGTGCCGCTGCGGGCCGCCGCCCTGCGCTTCCCCTTCGGCCACCCCGCCGTGGCCGCCGCGGTCGTCGGCTGCGCGTCACCGGCCGAAGTCCACGACAACGCCGCCCTGTTCGGCCACGACATCCCCGACGAGCTGTGGCGGGCTCTGGTGCGCCGCGGACTGCTCGACGACGACCTCCCGCTGCCGGTCCGACCGTGAAGGAGCGCCCCGTGCCGCGGCGCATCGACGCCCACCACCATCTGTGGGACCTGACCCGGCGGGAGCAGCCGTGGA
This window contains:
- a CDS encoding DUF3090 domain-containing protein; translation: MSRQVFLYDPPDRFVAGTVGLPGRRTFFLQASAGGRTTSVALEKTQVAALAERIDELLDEVVRRTGGNAPVPAVAPAELSDTEPLEAPVEEEFRVGTMALAWDGEEQRMIVEAQALVELEAESEEDLAEAEERLLQDDVNGPPMLRVRLTGTQARAFAKRALDVVNAGRPPCPLCSLPLDPEGHVCPRQNGYRRGA
- a CDS encoding histidine phosphatase family protein codes for the protein MPMLILVRHGRSTANTAGVLAGWTPGVALDERGAAQAAALPGRLARLPLAAAVTSPLQRCQETLAPLLTARPELPLHMEERIGECHYGDWSGRKLAELADEPLMNVVQQHPSAAAFPGGESMRAMQARAVDAVRDWNARIEAEHGADAVYLMCSHGDIIKSLVADALGLHLDLFQRISVEPCSVTAIRYTPTRPFLVRLGDTGDFTGLVPREHAPGDRGGDAAVGGDAGAP
- a CDS encoding sugar ABC transporter substrate-binding protein produces the protein MTRPRTSGTAACAVLLAVAALTGCNRESGGAGGGKVGIDMPRTDTDFWNSYQQYLEKGIDKGTVSALPLSNSQNDISKLVANVQAFSDQGAKAIVMAPQDTGAVSSTLERLEEKKIPVISVDTRPDAGKVYMVVRADNRAYGTKACEYLGKKLGGKGRVAELQGDLSSINGRDRSRAFASCMERKYPGIRVHELPADWKGDVASAKLQSLLAQHRDIDGIYMQAGGAFLQPTLALLEQKKLLKPAGSDGHITIISNDGIPEELDAIRSGKIDATLSQPADLYARYALTYARAALDGKTFKPGPTGHGSRIVKIRNGLEDQLPAPLVTKENVDDPALWANQLEKRK
- a CDS encoding enolase C-terminal domain-like protein, translated to MRPVVTELEVHDIRFPTSERLDGSDAMNPDPDYSAAYVVLRTNARTADGPDSAAAEGHGFVFTIGRGNDVTAAAIRSLRPHVVGRPAPYTAAQLAVLHRDLTHDSQLRWLGPEKGVMHMAAGAVVNAAWDLAATHAAKPLWQFLADMSPEELVELVDFRYLTDDLTRDEALAILRAAEPGRAERAALLRERGYPAYTTSPGWLGYSDEKMIKLAREAVADGFGQIKLKVGADLDEDLRRMRLAREAVGPGVRIAVDANQRWDVAEALRWMRALAPYRPHWIEEPTSPDDVLGHAAIRAGQPVKVATGEHVANRVVFKQLLQAGAVDFVQIDAARVAGVNENLAILLLAAKHGLPVCPHAGGVGLCELVQHLSMFDFVAVSGSWDDRVIEYVDHLHEHFTDPAVIEAGRYRAPAAPGFSARMHPASLAAYRYPDGPEWRGRAARTTAAASSTSSASSTSSAATAAAASSTTARTTGGNP
- the mshC gene encoding cysteine--1-D-myo-inosityl 2-amino-2-deoxy-alpha-D-glucopyranoside ligase gives rise to the protein MYAWPASEVPALPGRGRDLRIHDTATGGPLTLTPGPVARIYVCGITPYDATHMGHAATYNAFDLVQRVWLDIKRQVHYVQNVTDIDDPLLERAVANGDDWTALAERETALFREDMTALRMLPPRHYIGAVEAIPGIVPLVERLRDLGAAYELEGDTYFSVEADPAFGSVSRLDAEAMRLLSAERGGDPERPGKKNPLDPMLWMAAREGEPSWDGGSLGPGRPGWHIECVAIALDHLGMGFDVQGGGSDLAFPHHEMGASHAQALTGERPFAQSYVHAGMVALNGEKMSKSKGNLVFVSALRRDGEDPAAIRLALLAHHYRADWEWTDEVLREARERLGRWRAAVSRPDGPSADALVEEIREALADDLDAPSALAAVDRWAAAQESSGGTDEGAPGLVSRAVDALLGVAL
- a CDS encoding PAC2 family protein — protein: MIELEGVPELIDPVMICAFEGWNDAGDAASTAVAHLDREWKGEVFAALDAEDYYDFQVNRPTVALDSGVRKITWPTTRLSVVRADTGEKTRDLVLVRGIEPSMRWRSFCNEILGYAHELGVEMVVVLGALLGDTPHTRPVPVSGVTSDPDLARSLDLEETRYEGPTGIVGILQEACTHAGVPAVSLWAAVPHYVSQPPNPKATLALLNRLEDLIGVRIPLGELTEDARAWQLGVDQLAAEDSEVAEYVQSLEEARDTAELPEASGEAIAREFERYLRRRDGQPGPGGHATESGVADGRDGGVGGPGAGSYLRDSSSGHTRPRKPSPKDDVAREESEGSDGDESAAEGSDGTDADAPGTGTGTDGNGSRDGSAGDPENGDPGSGDTGGGDRPGSGG
- a CDS encoding SDR family NAD(P)-dependent oxidoreductase, which codes for MNRPHPTGDFEGLAALVTGGASGIGAAVATELRDRGARVAVLDRDPAGAPAGTLPVTADVTSDEAVRAAVAETVAAFGALHTVVGNAGIGAVGTVEETADEEWQRLLDVNVLGLVRTARAALPHLRAATADRPGCVSITHTCSIAATAGLPQRAAYSAGKGAVLALTRAMAADHIREGIRVNCVNPGTVDTPWVGRLLDRAADPAAERAALEARQPTGRLVTAEEVASAVAYLAGPAAAAVTGTALAVDGGMQGLRLRPAPPDAVPQCPDAVPRPPDTAH
- a CDS encoding SCO1664 family protein, which produces MSAPERIPPRSVTPPEPSALLALGELTVRGRVREASNAVLYCTVEYQGHSAPCVYKPVAGERPLWDFPDGTLAQREVAAYEISEATGWGLVPPTVLRDGPYGQGMCQLWVEVADGDGPDGTGGEGRDGSPEDGASTDGHGTELLALIEGDEPGPGWKAVGFAEVGEGRTALLVHADDVRLRRLAVLDAVINNGDRKGGHLLPAAGGRLYAIDHGVTFNADDKLRTLLWGWAGEPLPDDVLEVLGQLAEQLADGGPLCVRLAELITTAEIEALRARVAVLLRTKVHPEPSGQWPAIPWPPV